From the genome of Hemiscyllium ocellatum isolate sHemOce1 chromosome 6, sHemOce1.pat.X.cur, whole genome shotgun sequence:
GACCTGCCCAAAGGTCTCTCATGGAGGTGTTCAGAGATCTTGGAGGGTTGTGGGGAactgcagagatagggagggacctGAAAACAAGTGAGGAATTATTACTAGAGCGAAGGTGCTTGATGGGTGAAAGGGGATCTGAGCGTGGAGCAGTCAGATATAGAAATAGTGAGAACGCAGATATTTAACCCCATCCCAGCAACCCCCAAAAGTGCCCCTTTCTCCCCAGCCTCAGCACAACTGATGCCCCACCTGGTTACTTGACTTCCTGTACTGGGTCATACTTAATCTCTTTTAATCATCTTTGATCTACTGTACACCCAAAACCCAGGAAGTGAAAGATTTAAACACAGATATTATTTCCTCTGGTCCACTGGAGTACTGAACAAGGGAACAGATCCTTCACGTTCAAGTCAGTCTGCAGCCAGGATTGACTAGAGAAAAGACTTCCTCTCTcacaggaggggaggggggagaaatttGGAATACTCCTCCCTGAAAGGTTCAAGCCTGTAACTCAACTTGATGATCTAAAAACTGAGATCAGTCATTTGCATTAAAGCAGCACATTAAGAGTTCCTAAACCAAACTGAATAAAAGAGTTCAGATCAGCATTAAGGAGTGGAACATGCTGGAATGAAGCAGGAAGATCCTATATGACAGATAGGCCTCTctcttcccacacacacaccccccaaatGCCAACATACCTGACACTGCGAGGTGGTCCTGTAGACAGGGTGCCCATGCCAAGCTCAGGCAGTCACTGTTGGGGATAGTGGTGGGTGTTGCCAATTTGGTCAAGCTCAGGGCCCTACTCAAATCCCGATGATCAGTCAGCACCACTCGGCCATCTGAGCAGAGTCTAGCCACCTTCCGGTGCCCAGGCGCCCATCCCATTGTCCAATGGCAGCCACCCTCGTCACTCACAGGCACATCAGAGTGTCCAATCAGACTTGAGCGCTGGCGGCTATCAACCAACCATAGACGGCCGTTCAGGGAgcagaaagaaaagatggaatgATCAAGAAACTCCAGCTCACTGATTGGCTCACAGTCAGCTAGCCCTGAGGAGAGAATCAACACATGTTCCTGTTATTTGGGGTCTAGCTTAAAGTGTTcaatcaggtcactcctcaactcCGCACTCTTATTCATTCCCAATGGACctaaaccccttcccattcaatcCCACTGGACCCATTCCCAATAGATTCAATCTCCTTCCATTTCACTCCTGTATCCAAGGTGACCCAAACGCTTTCCCATTCACTTCCACTGTCACATCCCTGACATCGTCCTTACTGTCTCCACATCCCTGACATATTCAGCTACTGGGATAAATAAATTCTCGTTTCAAGTTAAGAGAATTGTGCCCCATTTTGTCTCACCATTTCCCTACCTCAGAATCTTGTCCCCGGTGTCAGAATCACCTCTAAATTTCAGTGCTTGCTAAGTCTGActgcaggggctggagggagaGACCTTCCCTGGTCTTATTGCAAGTCCTCCATCATGGTAAGCAGGATCATCACAATAATCCTTCAATCGCCTGGGGCACTGCTCCCATTTGATTCTGTAGTCAGCAGGGCCACACCAGTTTTCCCTGGGATAAGGTGGCTTGGGATCAGGGAGTCCTATTCATCTCCCAAGGTGCTGTGTGACAGAAGTAACTATCAAACAGATGCTATTTGCAGGCACTTTGCATGAGGGGCAAAAATTTTTGAGAGATAGAAAGACAGACCCACCTGTGGTAAAAAGGACTTTGTGTGATGCAATTTCCTGGATTGAGAGGTCGCTAACCTTTGAACCATGGAGCACCCGCGGGGTCGGAGAGCAGACGGTAGAGATTTTTGACCACTGGCTGCCTGGTGTCTGGTACTGGATAGAGTCCACCAAGGTGATGGTGTCTGTCACAGGGAGGACAGACAGTTATTGAAACAGAAGGGCATTACTCATCGCCGTACAGGTggctggtgagactgcacctgcaATACCAAAACCTTGGGACGGTTTCccattcaagtatttatccaattctcttcTGAAATGGGGACCCTGCTTCTACCTTTCTGACACTGCACTCCAACTCGCAACTCCatgtgttaaaaataaaattctcctcctctcccttccAGTTCTCCTGTCAAATCATTTTCAATctgccctcccccccctccccccagaatTTCCAGTACAGGACAGTGGCACGAGCCGTTGTAAACTAATGGGTGCAATTGTTGAAGGACTAAAGGGAGCCAGGTGAGTGAAGTCACATTCTTGAAGCTGTCGAGACAAGTCAAATTGGCTGTTAAAAAATAAATCACTGAGGTCCTTGGCTTTATAAATGAACAAAGTCAAgagtcacctgacaaaggagcagcgctacaaaagcttgtgatttcaaatgaaccggTTAGACTCTACCCTGATGTGGTCTgactctgactttgtccatcccagtccaacaccagctcctcctccTCATTTATAAATGGAGGCAGAGATTATAAAAGACAAGACTTTGTCCTTAACCTTTGTAAAACAGCAGCAGGCCTCTGCACTCCACTCCAGGCACCACACTTTAGAAAGGATGTTAAGGCCTTAGGGAGGCTGTAGAGGGGGTTTACGAGAGATGAGGGATTTCTGTGAACATGAACCACCTGGAGAAGCTGAGAGTGCTCTCCAATGGGGAAAGTGTCAAGGAAGCTTCACTTTATTTGCAATAAAACCAGGGAAGGTCtctccctccagcccctgcagTCAGACTTAGCAAGCACTGAAATTTAGAGGTAATTCTTACACTGGGGACAAGATTCTGAGGTAGGGAAATGGTGAGACTTATCGTTTAAAAGCAGAGAAGGTCAAGATAAAGACATACTGAGATATTCAGAGTTAATAAAAGGTTTCATTGGTGTAAAATGAGGACCAACCAGGACAGACTTATGATGTGCCTGCTAAAAACCCTCACCTTCCCACTGCTTCTTCGACTCAGTGAGTTGTGGAATGTGTTCCGAAAGGGCagatggagcagattcaatgagaGTTTTTAAACAGGAGCCGGAGAAATACTAGAGATGTAAAAAAACCCAAGGTGCTAGGAAAGAGGAAGTGGAATGAGATTAGTTAGGTAGCTCTCTGGCTTCGTGGGGAAAATCGGACAGCTTCCTGTGTTCGATTCTAGGAAATGTCACAGGCAAAAGATCCTCAGGCCACAGAGGCCCTCTGCTGGTGATAGAACTAACAGCGAGTGATGCCCAGGGAGCCAGATCAGCAgatcattctcacacacacagcaacaagCTCGGTACAGGAttacatctgcagacctcattttttactcggtaCAGGATTACATACCAACATGAGGAATAAGTGTAGAAGGCGGCTATTCAGctgctcaagcctgctccaccattcaataaggtcacagCTGGCCTGATTGTTTCAAATCCCATATTGCTGTCTCCCTTCAATAATCCTTAACTCCCTGCAACACCTGAATCTCTccaccttaaaaacattcagtgacACCTCTGCCTTTCTCTGTGTCAGAGTTGGAAAGAGCTTCTCTTGATCTTTGTTCTAAATGGGTGCCCCCTAATTTTAAAGCCATTCCCCTGGACTGAGCCTTTTGATATCCACCTCGTCATGACCATCCAGGGTCATATACACTTCAGCCCTCACTCTCTCAACTCCAGGGGAAACAAgctcagcctgtccaacctttcctcagaaaacAAGCCAATCTCTCCAGGCATTAAGCAAGTGAACTTCCTCCAGTGCCGTTATATCCTTTTCCTTAAATATAGAGGTCAGTAACTCTACTTCGTATctgaaatgtggtctcaccaataccagGGGAAGGATGCATGACTATAGggaatgaggtctgcagatgctggagatcagagctgaaaatgtgtcgctggttaaagcacagcaggtcaggcagcatccaaggaacaggaaattcgacgtttcgggccagagcccttcatcaggaatgttaattAGACAGCTCTTTCAAAGGGCTAGCAAAGATACAATGGACAGAATGATCTCCTGGCCCATGCACAGTTAAGAAAGGCTTCACATTGAACTAAGTTGCTCAGATCCCAAACCATTGAGTCTAATTCTTTCAGCAGCATTTGTAaccagcacccccaccccactaccCAAACTCACAATCACTTACATTCtaaaggacaggggcagcagggacatgggaacgccaccccctgcaagttcccctccgagacactccccatcctgacttggaaatatatcgctgttcctacAGCGTCACAtattcctggaatttcctccctaaggagATTGTGGGTCTGTCTACCACATATAGAGTTATAGGagctggacagcacggaaacagaccattcagtccaacccatccatgccgaccaaatatcctaaattaatctagtctgatttaccagcacctggcccatatccctctaaacccttcctgttcatatacccatccagaaaccttttaaatgttgtaattgtaccagcctccaccgccccatgacttgtccggacttgtcctacctgcctatctccttttccacctatccactccaccctctcctccctgacctatcaccttcatctcctcccccactcacccattgtactctatgctactctctccccaccccaccctcctctagcttatcgctccatgcttccagctcactgcctttatccctgatgaagggcttttgcccgaaacgtcgatttcgctgctcgttggatgctgcctgaactgctgtgctcttccagcaccactgatccagaatctggtttccagcatctgcaggcattgtttttaccacattccatacacatgccacccactgcatgaaaaaattgtcccttaggtcccttttaagtcttccccctctcaccctaaacctgtgccctctagcaTTGGGTTtccctacccttgggaaaagactttgcctatttaccctatccatgcccctcataattttgtaaacctctataaggtcaccccctcagcctctgacgctccagggaaaacagtcccagcctgttcagcctctccctgtagctcaagccctccaaccctggcagcatctttataaatcttctctgaacacttTCTAATTTAACGACATCCATCTTATAACAGAttggactgcaggggttcaaggaggcagctaaccaccaccttctcacagAGTAATTAGTGACATTAAAAAAATGCTGGCTGAGATGGATAGGTTTTTGTTGGGTGAGAGTGATCAGCATGTGGAACTAACATGGGTAAACAGAGTTAAGACACTGGCCAAACATGACTACAATGAAGGGACAGCACATTTTCTGGAAGAGGTATCACTGAAGGATGCAGCTGGCCCCAGAATTTAACACTCTGCCTGCTCCATCCTGTACAGGAGAGGCTCTAAACCATACTCAGACCCACGGTATCAACCCCTGCCTTAGTGTAAACCCCTGTGCAACAGGATTAAGAACACGATGTGATGATTCACTAACCGCTTTCATCTGCTGCCAAGCGCCAGACCTGTAGCAGGTTATCAGGTGGTCCACTGCTCACCAACAGGCTGTAGGGAAAGAATTAAGCCCCTAAATACAACATTTACAACATAGGTAAAGGCCAGTTTGGCAAAACCAGCATTTATGCTCAATACTAGCTTCCTCCAAACCCCTCTTCATCTTACCATgcccttctattcctttctgccCTATGAGTTTACACAGCTTCCCCTGAATCACATTTATACTGTGGATAGAAACAGAAGCAagtacagagagagtgggcagtaCAGAGCTGGCATTGTAAAACAACAGGATTATTTAATGGTCTCATACTGAAGGCATCCTCAGTATCAGTGATCATAACAAGACTGAATTTTAATTTTCCGTTCACAGGTGAAAAGAATACATCTTTAAAACATTTGTCATAAGGATGAGGCtgtcgctggctagaccagcctttattgtccatctctaattgtccagagggcagttcagactcagccacattgctgtgctGTGCTCTCCCTGTACCTTTTCTGCAGTTGTAACTCTGTATTCGGCACTCTGTTCTGCTGCCCCCCGATGTACTTTACATGGTACAACCTGCCTGTGTAGCAAGcagaacacttttcactgtatcttggtacgtttcaccaataaatcaaatcaaatcattagactcttaattcctaaTTTTGTCATTTTCTATGTAAATATTAATTTATTAAACACAAAGAAAACAGGGAACATGTAGAAACAATTACTAAACCAGCAGTCGATGTGGGAGGGGACCCTAAGTCATAGAAGAGGTCCTGCTCACTCCCTTCCCCAGCTGTCTCCAcaaaaggcagggcaggtgactgaggtgtcagtgggggagcactttggggccagcgaccataattctattcgttttaaaatagtgatggaaaaggatagaccagatctaaaagttgaagttctaaattggagaaaggccaattttgatggtattaggcaagaactttcgaaagctgattggaggcagatgttcacaggtaaagggacggctggaaaataggaagccttcagaaatgagataagattccagagacagtatattcctgtcagggtgaaagggaaggctggtaggtgtagggaatgctggatgactaaagaaattgagggtttggtttgtggagtgccacaaggatcggtgctgggttctctactttttgtcatttacataaatgatttggatgcgagcataagaggtaccattagtaagtttgcagatgacaccaaaattggaggtgtagtggacagcgaagagggttacctcagattacaacaggatctggaccagatggaccaatgggctgagaagtggcagatggagtttaattcagataaatgcgaggtaatgcattttgggaaagcaaatcttagcaggacttatacacttaatggtaaggtcctagggagtgttgctgaacaaagagatcttggagtgcaggttcatagctccttgaaagtggagtcgcaggtagataggatagtgaagaaggcgtttcctttattagtcagagtatatTCCtttattcagtacaggagttgggaggtcacgttgcgacattggttaggccactgttggaatattgcatgcaattctgggctccttcctattggaaagatgttgtgaaacttgaaagggttcagaaaagatttacaaggatgttgccagggttggaggatctgagctacagggagaggctgaacaggctggggctgttttccctggaatgttggaggctgaggggtgaccttatagaggtttacaaaattatgaggggcatggataggataaataggcaaagtcttttccctggggtcagggagtccagaacaagagggcataggattagggtgagagaggaaagatataaaagagacctaaggggcacctttttcatacagtgagtggtatgtgtatggaatgagctgccagaggaagtggtggaggctggtacaattgatgatttaagaggcatttggatgggtatatgaataggaaggatttggagggatatgggccgggtgctggcaggtgggactagattgggttgggatatctggttggcatggacgggttggactgaagggtctgtttccatgctgtacatctctatgactctataacaatattCCGATCATTCACGTTCAAGACCTACCTGGTCCCCACCACATGTTTCAGTTCATAAATGGGCCTCTGTGAGAAGCCACCATGTTTCACCGTGAAGTCTCTTTCTGGGCAAAGTCCCTGCAGGTGAAAAGATAGAGGGTAAAACTCAGAGGGAAATCCCCTTTCCTGatcgccctcccaccccttccctccgagagaatcccaacagtgagggaACAGAAGCAGCAATGGAGACGAAGGTGTCAGTTCTTGCCAGATAAAGATGAACAAGGATCAGCTGTCAGACCTTCACCCTCCTGGGAGGGTCGGTCTCACGTGGTGCACTCATGACCCTTGCTGACCCTGAGAACAGATATTAGGGATTGAATCAATGACTGGTGTAGGGCAGCAATGAAACATGGGTCCATCCATAACAATaaaagaaggaggaggaggaggtgaaggccactcagcccatccagcctgcaccaccatttggCTGATCGCAACTTCACCCTCCTGGCTGTGctccataacctttcaacccattggtaatcaaaaatctatctccttcGCAAATTTGTTCAGAGCCCCCCCACATCCTGGGGTAGTGAGTTACACAgactcatgaccctttgagagagaaagttctcatctgttttaaatctgtagACCCTTAtcataaaactatgacctctcattctagattggtCTACATAAGGAAACACTTTTCTATTTATTAATCCAATACATACTTCAATgaaatctcccctcatccttaTACACTCGAGTATAAATacacctaaactgctcaatccctCTTAAGACAAACCTGGAATAAACCCAACGGCTACCATTCCCTGTTTCCTCTGTCCCAGCATCTACACTAATACAATTCTCAACCTACAGTCTAAAGGCGATTGGGCAGCACTTACTGAACACTGCTGAGTGCACTAATGGCTACACTAACAATTAATGAAGATAATGAGTTGAGCTtgtaacatggctaatccatacTTGCTGGAAGTGGCAGAGTTCATATACAGAGACCCATTCTCTACAATCAAGAGGCATACACTGAAGACTTGTGCCTTATTTGAAGAACCTGGAAGCCCAGGGAGTCTGTCTTTCCCTattgctttctccatggcaatcACAGCCAACTTTCTGATCAATTATCCCCCTTCCTCATGTAGTAGAAATTGCTGTAATGGATTGGACATTGACAtactgagttgagtatggttgccattacaaaagacatagtgctagaaaagctaaaaagtcttaagaatctcctggccccgacgggatacatcctagagttctgagagaggtagctgaggaaatagtggaggcattggttgagatctttcaagagtcactggagtcagggaaagtcccggatgattggaagatcgctgtagtaacccccttgttcaagaaaggattaagacaaaagatggaaaattacaggccaattagcctaacctcggttgttagtaaaattctagaatccatcattaaggatgaggtttctaaattcttagaagagcagagactgattagaacaagtcaacatggatttagtaaggggaggtcatgcctgacaaacctgttggaattctttgaagaggtgacaagtaggttagaccagggaaacccagtggatgtggtctatctagacttccaaaaggcctttgataaggtgccacacaggaggctgctgagcaaggtgagggcccatggtgttcgaggtgagctattggtatggattgaggattgtctgacagaaggcagagagttgggataaaaggttctttttcggaatggcagccggtgacaagcggtgtcacgcagggttcagtgttgggaccacagctgttcgcattatatattaatgatctggatgaagggactgggggcattctagtgaagtttgcagatgatacgaagttaggtggacaggcaggtagtactgaggaagtggggaggctacagaaggatctagacagtttgggagaatggtccaggaaatggctgatggaattcaatgtgagcaaatgcgaggtcttgcactttggcaaaaaataaaagcatagactactttctaaacggtgagaaaattcgtaaagccaaagtacaaagggatctgggagtgctagtcgaggattctctaaaggtaaacatgcaggtggtgtccgtgattaagaaagcgaatgcaatgttgtcacttatctcaagagggttggaatataaaagcagagatgtgctactgagactttataaagttctggttaggccccatttggagtactgtgcccagttttgatccccacacctcaggaaggacatactggcactggaacgtgtccagcggatgatccctggaatggttagtctaacatatgaggaacggctgaggatcctgggattgtattcattggagtttagaagattaagaggagacttaatagaaacttacaagataatacatggcttggaaagggtggacgctaggaaattgtttccgttaggcgaagagactaggacccgtggacacagcctgagaattagagggggtcaattcagaacagaaatgtggaaacatttcttcagccagagagtagtgggccagtggaattcattgccgcagagtgcagtggaggccgggacgctaaatgtcttcaaggcagagatcgatagattcttgttgtctcgaggaattaagggctacggggagaatgggggtgagtggagttgaaatggccagcagccatgattgaatggcggagtggactcgatgggctgaatggccttacttccactcctatgtcttatggccttatggtcttatgctcctATTTGTCCCGATGAGTGATAGTAACATACTTCACTTCAGTGAGCTTTCCTGTTGGTTCTGAATGAAGCTCAATAACTCACTCTTCAATGACACACTCACCTGGTTTCCTTTAGCGCAGAGTTTCTCAGGGAGCGAAAGCTCCAGGATTTCATTCCTCTTCCCCACATTGTATCCAGCGACACAGATACCTACCAAACAGGGAAGGAAGAGATTTAAAGTACTAAGTAACTCTGGTACTACACCAGACAATGCGTGCACACTGCCATAGTTATATTAACACCTCAAGGCCTTCGATTAATTAAAAGGACGAGGATATGTGGACACGAAAGCAAGCAGCAGATACAGCCATAGagctctacagcatggaaacagacccttcactccaactagtccttgccaaccagatatcctaaattaatctagtcccatctgccagcacttggcccagatccctccaatcCCGtccaatgctgtaattgtatcagcttccactccttcctctggcagcacgttccatacatcgtgtgaaaaggttgccctttgggtcccttttaaatctttcctctatCACCTTTAACAAAAACATATCTCagatttatgccctctagttctggacttcctcaccccagggaaaagaccttggttgataatcctatccatgcccctcatgattttataaacctctacaaggtcacccctcagcctccgacgctccagggaaaacagccccagcctgttcagcctctccctctagctgaaatcctccaactctggcaacatccttgtaaatctttttgaatcctttcaagtttcccaacatctttccgataggaaggagaccagaattgcacgcaatattccaacagtggcctaaccaatgtcctgtacagccgcaatatgacctcccaactcctgtactcaatactctgaccaatataggaaagtaTACCAAAGACATtcatcattatcctatctacctgcgactccactttcaaggagctatgaacctgcactccaaggtctctttgttcagcaacactccctaggaccttagtattaagtgtataagtcctgctaagatttgcttttccaaaatgcagcacctcgcatttatctgaattaaacttatCTGCCACTCCCTGACCCAGTCACTCATCTGATCtaggtcccattttactctgaggtagctttcttcgctgtccactacacctccaattttgatgccatctgcaaatttacctaATATACCTCCTACGttaacattcaaatcatttatacaaaggaCAAAGAGCAGTGCAGAGCAGTAACTAACGTCTGTTTGTCCAGTTCTTTCTCTAGTataatatggtttcaacatgttcacatgacatacccgataCCTTTTtctcttagtgagttttgagaagtaTTGTAGTGCAGTTCTTCCAAACTCAACACAAGTCTGACCTGCTTCCTTCTtagtgtttctgaaccactgtccatatacttctggtaccaattcataagcacttaacaTAGCCTCCTCATAATCTCCTGACTCCACATCTGACAGcgcggcaaatacctcactcgctCTGCCGACcaatttagtctgaactagcattacccataaatcctcggactACTCCATCTGCCTCGCCAATTTTTCAGTGAAGTAAAGAAGGCTTCACTATCTTCCTCATCACAAAGTAGCAGAGTTTTGATTTATTTGTTTATCTCACTACCTTcttttttaatctccatcctgttaacttgactttgctaagTTGCAGCTctccaagttcaaattctctctttctgctcagctaagaaccttccccctctctctcttcctccctctctctccctcttcctctctcttctctttctctctccctttatcttctaactccattttcctcaatgttTTTCTACCTCTCTTACACTTGTCTGGTTCTCTCAGATACCCCTACGTATTTGAGTAATTCCttcacaatttcagctttccttctgttcttggttaaacccaaatcgaacttctttgctaattctaaaagtatggacATTTTTCCTTCATCGTACACTTTCTtgacaaatttgagaatcatcttcaaatcccagaacctctttagcaattttaagagccatctCTCTCACTTCTAATTTAATCAATCACAAGTcactaaaattaaacaaattgtctcacctactttttatttaaagatctaggacactaaagtgcaaatgtttaaatctgctgagatttttcgtaccccaaatctattcaaatctgaaTAAACC
Proteins encoded in this window:
- the wdr73 gene encoding WD repeat-containing protein 73 isoform X1, with amino-acid sequence MAAAVEEDEESDWDLWMLESLRLYNDLHVFELQQPTRVIEWIQDRSICVAGYNVGKRNEILELSLPEKLCAKGNQGLCPERDFTVKHGGFSQRPIYELKHVVGTSLLVSSGPPDNLLQVWRLAADESDTITLVDSIQYQTPGSQWSKISTVCSPTPRVLHGSKVSDLSIQEIASHKVLFTTGLADCEPISELEFLDHSIFSFCSLNGRLWLVDSRQRSSLIGHSDVPVSDEGGCHWTMGWAPGHRKVARLCSDGRVVLTDHRDLSRALSLTKLATPTTIPNSDCLSLAWAPCLQDHLAVSGFNGTVHIYDTSSWLGETGEVEPTFIHRGHSVVPEPDREKPFVTRHAWHPWKQQVLLSAADDGSFHVWNWTNQKTL
- the wdr73 gene encoding WD repeat-containing protein 73 isoform X2, coding for MAAAVEEDEESDWDLWMLESLRLYNDLHVFELQQPTRVIEWIQDRSICVAGYNVGKRNEILELSLPEKLCAKGNQGLCPERDFTVKHGGFSQRPIYELKHVVGTSLLVSSGPPDNLLQVWRLAADESGLADCEPISELEFLDHSIFSFCSLNGRLWLVDSRQRSSLIGHSDVPVSDEGGCHWTMGWAPGHRKVARLCSDGRVVLTDHRDLSRALSLTKLATPTTIPNSDCLSLAWAPCLQDHLAVSGFNGTVHIYDTSSWLGETGEVEPTFIHRGHSVVPEPDREKPFVTRHAWHPWKQQVLLSAADDGSFHVWNWTNQKTL